One Rhipicephalus microplus isolate Deutch F79 chromosome 4, USDA_Rmic, whole genome shotgun sequence genomic window carries:
- the LOC142814299 gene encoding uncharacterized protein LOC142814299 isoform X2, producing MAWLCDCDDGTAEMKKERPRPPQQQQRMQGQAAANQMRAPPSEGELAPEFSRPRPELEGQTESDKPGPEPGNSSSRDTRRSDKDSVKSDETGPRIVKSQSKIISSSSSSTSSTSTTTTERRNRRKSHRKHHPRNSGPCCCPMYEVELIKRTGAEALREKQGHLPGIQPGMQIVNTETVAKRLYMYNNGTRLPEGIQMSPPGELIENQGVSAENSAYDNMQPCGAQPIYQTPYEWPYTQPQRPKLTYPLRNQKAAPAERYMPIQQQQQQQKQQQLYSYGGRPAIVQVSSYEMLPLMESSPPLVSQNVRGPTRMFRPPQKVDSIVFQCMCGHDQGERMSSSTTTTNTSSTTSLTNCSTKTTKISSSSRKKRRKRSTSTSKKKGNKSSTSRTSTKTSQKNSGNKTTTSSTTTKTSQKKDKNKNSASSTAIKVSHKKKEKNSSSSSSSSSSNVATTNSFSTLKKQCKSGFVQVQIHCDTCGQRKTYLVCIACYNLHKITTCKDCKATEVGGYPSQNALVRVAGQMAAYRPALPPPSPPQQTHQSQQQQLQLHRLDDIVGALSNANATLIVCCSSKTMVPLNNADRFHNPDAACGQRPIMTNFVLGIVNPSDIKKNASNSTSTNSTTPSSSSPVKSRSKSQPRSRNAEEQCRGSSLCTCGHDSRTCPVCSERRHMH from the coding sequence ATCCGACAAGCCCGGCCCGGAGCCCGGAAACTCATCGTCTCGCGACACGAGGAGGAGCGACAAGGATAGTGTCAAGAGTGATGAGACGGGTCCACGGATTGTAAAGTCACAGAGCAAAATCATCTCGAGCAGTTCAAGCAGTACGAGCAGTACGAGCACTACGACCACGGAGAGACGAAATCGCCGAAAGTCCCATCGCAAACACCATCCTCGCAACAGCGGGCCCTGCTGCTGCCCGATGTACGAGGTGGAGCTGATCAAGAGAACCGGAGCGGAAGCCCTACGAGAAAAACAGGGACATCTACCTGGTATCCAGCCTGGCATGCAGATCGTCAACACTGAGACGGTCGCCAAGCGTCTCTACATGTACAACAATGGCACCAGACTTCCCGAAGGCATACAGATGAGTCCTCCGGGCGAACTTATCGAAAACCAGGGCGTTTCGGCAGAGAACAGTGCATACGACAACATGCAGCCGTGCGGGGCCCAGCCCATTTATCAGACACCTTATGAATGGCCATACACACAACCTCAGCGGCCCAAGCTGACGTACCCACTGCGAAACCAAAAAGCGGCACCAGCGGAACGCTATATGCCaattcagcagcagcagcagcagcagaagcagcagcagctttACAGTTACGGTGGAAGACCCGCCATCGTGCAGGTTTCCAGCTACGAGATGCTGCCACTTATGGAATCGTCACCGCCATTGGTATCGCAGAACGTGAGAGGCCCGACGCGGATGTTTCGTCCCCCACAAAAGGTGGACTCAATAGTCTTTCAGTGCATGTGCGGACACGACCAGGGCGAGAGAATGTCATCAAGCACCACCACTACCAACACGTCCTCTACCACGTCCCTCACTAACTGCAGCACCAAGACAACTAAGATAAGCAGCAGCAGTCGcaagaagagaaggaaaagaagtaCCAGCACAAGCAAAAAGAAGGGAAATAAAAGCAGTACCAGCCGCACCAGCACCAAGACTAGCCAGAAGAACAGCGGAAATAAAACCACTACCAGCAGTACCACCACCAAGACTAGTCAGAAGaaggacaaaaataaaaacaGTGCCAGTAGCACCGCTATCAAGGTTAgccataaaaagaaagaaaaaaacagttcCAGCAGttctagcagcagcagcagcaatgtCGCTACTACAAACAGCTTCTCGACGCTCAAGAAGCAGTGCAAGTCCGGTTTTGTGCAGGTGCAGATACATTGCGACACGTGTGGGCAGCGTAAGACGTACCTGGTCTGCATAGCATGCTACAACCTTCACAAGATAACAACTTGCAAGGATTGCAAGGCCACGGAAGTCGGTGGATATCCTTCGCAAAATGCCCTCGTTCGCGTGGCTGGCCAAATGGCGGCGTACAGGCCAGCACTACCACCTCCATCTCCTCCTCAGCAGACACACCagtcgcagcagcagcagctgcagctgcATAGGTTGGACGACATTGTCGGAGCTCTTTCCAATGCTAATGCCACCTTGATTGTGTGTTGTAGCAGCAAGACGATGGTTCCTTTGAACAATGCGGACCGTTTTCACAATCCTGACGCAGCCTGCGGTCAAAGACCCATCATGACTAACTTTGTCCTCGGAATAGTGAACCCAAGTGACATAAAGAAGAATGCTAGCAATTCAACTTCGACAAACTCGACAACTCCGAGCTCAAGCTCTCCGGTCAAGTCGCGAAGCAAGAGCCAACCGCGTTCCAGGAATGCTGAAGAACAGTGCCGTGGGTCATCGCTCTGCACATGCGGCCATGACAGCCGAACCTGCCCAGTGTGCTCTGAGAGGAGGCACATGCACTGA